The following proteins are encoded in a genomic region of Stutzerimonas balearica DSM 6083:
- a CDS encoding integrase → MTEFKIDLIESWLDDQPLAGGAGERIVELRAIPVKNRAALLAQTAPHANIRATGHGWCIATERGCGGAGLYEATRCPGCKHSVIDETFAGTWHAIYSQQRELMKIEDAGPAVRQRAERDLKVALDVINSLGLSPDDDEQEGAVNG, encoded by the coding sequence ATGACCGAATTCAAAATCGACCTGATTGAATCTTGGCTCGACGATCAGCCATTGGCCGGAGGCGCAGGAGAGAGGATCGTTGAGTTGCGGGCTATTCCGGTCAAGAACAGGGCCGCTCTACTGGCCCAAACTGCGCCTCATGCGAATATTCGGGCGACTGGCCATGGCTGGTGCATTGCCACAGAGCGCGGATGCGGAGGTGCGGGCTTATACGAGGCGACACGGTGCCCTGGGTGCAAGCATTCGGTGATTGATGAGACATTCGCCGGCACTTGGCATGCTATCTACTCGCAACAGCGGGAGTTGATGAAAATTGAGGATGCAGGCCCAGCAGTAAGACAGCGCGCCGAGCGTGATTTGAAGGTCGCGCTCGATGTTATCAACAGCCTAGGCCTATCCCCTGATGACGACGAGCAAGAAGGGGCTGTGAATGGCTAA
- a CDS encoding restriction endonuclease subunit S: protein MSFEWVTSSLLDHYEVRSGLSKPATDFGSGYPFLTFKDVFYNYFTPELLGDFVQATEKEREGCSILRGDVFLTRTSETMHELGMSCVALRDYKDATFNGFCKRLRPKPDSDLLPEYVGYYLRSPRFRQAVSALSTMSTRASLNNEMIGRLEISFPSRTAQARISKILKSLDDRITLLRETNTTLEAIAQALFKSWFVDFDPVRAKAEGRQPEGVDATTAALFPDSFEESELGLVPKGWCVRGIGQVCELGRGSSPRPIQQFMGGDVPWIKIADATASDGMFVFETKEMIIKDGVKNSVKVQPGDLIMSNSASCGITVFVELYGCIHDGWLYFKNYQHISKNFLFFWLRKIADHLVHIADGSVQKNLNIALVSSQKIICPPLDVLQAFEIVAGSLLGRVRENCIQAQTLTQLRDTLLPRLISGQLRLPEAQALLNERDIAQ, encoded by the coding sequence ATGAGCTTTGAGTGGGTAACTTCCAGTTTGCTCGACCACTATGAGGTACGATCCGGGCTATCCAAACCTGCAACGGATTTCGGTTCAGGCTACCCATTTTTGACATTCAAGGATGTCTTTTACAACTACTTCACACCTGAGCTTTTGGGTGATTTTGTTCAAGCCACAGAAAAAGAAAGAGAAGGCTGCTCCATCTTGCGGGGAGATGTCTTCCTTACTCGAACCAGCGAAACGATGCACGAACTCGGAATGAGTTGCGTAGCTCTGCGGGACTACAAAGATGCCACGTTTAACGGGTTCTGCAAACGCCTCAGGCCAAAGCCAGACAGTGATTTGCTGCCGGAGTACGTGGGGTATTACCTGCGCAGCCCAAGATTTAGGCAGGCAGTCTCGGCATTATCAACGATGTCGACTAGAGCCAGTCTAAATAACGAAATGATTGGGAGGTTAGAGATATCTTTTCCTTCCCGAACAGCTCAAGCACGGATTTCTAAGATATTAAAATCACTCGACGACCGCATCACCCTGCTACGCGAAACCAACACCACCCTGGAAGCCATTGCGCAGGCGCTGTTCAAATCCTGGTTCGTCGATTTCGACCCCGTGCGCGCCAAGGCCGAAGGCCGCCAGCCTGAAGGCGTGGACGCCACCACCGCCGCCCTGTTCCCCGATAGCTTCGAAGAGTCCGAACTGGGCTTGGTGCCGAAGGGGTGGTGCGTACGGGGAATTGGCCAAGTATGTGAATTAGGAAGAGGGTCGTCGCCACGGCCAATTCAACAGTTCATGGGCGGCGATGTGCCGTGGATCAAAATTGCCGACGCTACCGCTTCCGACGGTATGTTTGTCTTTGAGACAAAGGAAATGATCATCAAAGATGGGGTGAAGAACAGCGTCAAGGTCCAGCCTGGCGATCTGATCATGTCAAATAGTGCCTCATGTGGAATCACGGTGTTCGTCGAACTATATGGATGCATCCATGACGGATGGCTCTATTTCAAAAACTATCAACACATCAGCAAGAATTTTCTGTTTTTTTGGCTAAGAAAGATTGCGGATCACCTAGTGCATATTGCTGACGGCTCAGTTCAGAAAAATCTGAACATCGCTTTAGTCTCATCGCAAAAAATAATCTGCCCGCCTTTGGATGTGCTTCAGGCATTTGAGATTGTTGCTGGCTCCTTGCTAGGCCGTGTTCGCGAAAACTGCATTCAAGCCCAAACCCTCACCCAACTTCGCGACACCCTCTTGCCTCGCCTAATCTCTGGCCAGCTGCGCCTGCCGGAGGCGCAGGCTCTGCTGAACGAAAGGGATATTGCCCAATGA
- a CDS encoding VOC family protein: MSTPVISGDGIFSHIFIGAADLQKSVAFYDAALGALGIKNLGPFNNGWVLFGREKPAFIIARPGNGEAPSSNGVTIGFAAATPAEVDAFHAAGLAAGGTDEGQPGARGHLPGAYAAYLRDPAGNKVCSYTFV; encoded by the coding sequence ATGTCCACTCCTGTCATTTCTGGCGATGGCATCTTTTCGCACATCTTTATCGGCGCTGCCGACCTTCAGAAGTCGGTCGCGTTCTACGACGCCGCTCTGGGTGCTCTTGGCATCAAGAACCTCGGTCCTTTCAACAACGGATGGGTACTTTTCGGTCGCGAAAAGCCGGCTTTCATCATCGCCCGCCCGGGCAATGGTGAAGCGCCTTCCAGTAACGGCGTGACGATCGGCTTTGCGGCCGCCACTCCCGCTGAAGTGGATGCCTTCCACGCCGCCGGCCTTGCCGCAGGCGGCACTGACGAGGGCCAACCTGGCGCACGTGGTCACCTGCCGGGTGCCTATGCGGCCTACCTGCGTGATCCGGCGGGCAACAAGGTCTGCTCGTACACCTTCGTCTGA
- a CDS encoding DUF6088 family protein — protein MSVAQATSNRVKRMKKGTLFVRKAFAEVGSRAAVDEALFRLVQSGCLKRVARGVYVPGRSLDVPEMNPHRRVYAAVCCGRYVQYTAQIFSSNSSKSYRARQGSHYAARGLSAAGRSQH, from the coding sequence ATGTCTGTCGCACAAGCCACCTCAAACCGAGTCAAGCGAATGAAGAAGGGCACGCTTTTCGTACGCAAGGCCTTCGCTGAAGTAGGTTCGCGTGCAGCGGTCGATGAAGCGCTTTTCAGGCTGGTGCAGTCAGGTTGTCTGAAGCGTGTAGCCCGCGGTGTCTATGTACCCGGCCGTTCGTTGGATGTACCGGAAATGAATCCGCATCGTCGCGTTTATGCTGCAGTTTGCTGCGGCCGGTATGTGCAGTATACAGCACAGATTTTTTCGTCGAATTCATCCAAATCATACCGCGCTCGGCAAGGTAGCCATTACGCAGCGAGAGGCTTGAGCGCTGCTGGTCGATCACAGCATTAG
- a CDS encoding type I restriction-modification system subunit M, with the protein MTDLAQLSQALLAAVPVAGSIGNQSLFEQLHGQFAELTEEQFWVARDALIEQGVLVKGRGRGGSVLRAQASGSSLADQVLNKARERFEPAAVAEVSAAYVADAAASVSKGRAAKVQQATSLAAMEKTLWATADKLRANMDAAEYKHIVLGLIFLKYISDSFAGRRAELEAKFADENDDYYLGDNGPELLAAELEDRDYYREVNVFWVPEVARWESIRGAAKQVDIGKKIDDALAAIEAENPKLKNILDKRYARAQLPDGKLGELVDLISTIGFGDDANKARDLLGQVYEYFLGQFASAEGKKGGQFYTPASIVKTLVAVLNPHHGKVYDPCCGSGGMFVQSEKFIEAHGGKLGDVSIYGQESNPTTWRLAAMNLAIRGIDFNLGKEPADTFIRNQHADLRADFVLANPPFNISDWWHGSLEGDPRWVYGTPPQGNANYAWLQHMLHHLKPNGRAGIVLANGSMSSSQNSEGDIRKAMVEADVVEVMVALPGQLFLNTQIPACLWFLAKQKTARPGEVLFIDARKLGTRISRVQIELTDADIERIAQTVADWRGEPLDKGGEIGEYADIPGFCRSVKLAEIAEHGHVLTPGRYVGAEEVEDDDEAFAEKMQRLTRQLGEQMHKGAELDQLIRQKLGGLGYEL; encoded by the coding sequence ATGACAGATTTGGCCCAGCTATCTCAGGCCCTGCTCGCCGCTGTGCCTGTAGCCGGCAGCATTGGCAATCAATCTCTGTTCGAGCAATTGCATGGGCAGTTTGCTGAGTTGACCGAAGAGCAGTTCTGGGTGGCGCGCGATGCGCTGATTGAGCAAGGCGTGCTGGTCAAAGGCCGTGGTCGCGGCGGCTCGGTGCTGCGGGCGCAAGCATCGGGCAGCAGCCTGGCCGATCAGGTGCTGAATAAGGCGCGTGAGCGGTTTGAGCCAGCAGCGGTTGCTGAAGTCAGTGCCGCCTATGTGGCCGACGCCGCAGCCAGCGTCAGCAAGGGTAGGGCGGCTAAGGTGCAGCAGGCCACCAGCCTTGCGGCCATGGAGAAAACCCTATGGGCCACCGCCGACAAGCTGCGCGCCAATATGGACGCCGCCGAGTACAAGCACATCGTGCTCGGGCTGATCTTCCTCAAGTACATCTCCGACAGCTTCGCCGGGCGCCGCGCCGAGCTAGAAGCCAAGTTCGCCGACGAGAACGATGACTACTATCTGGGCGACAACGGTCCCGAACTGCTCGCTGCCGAGCTGGAAGACCGCGACTATTACCGCGAAGTCAACGTGTTCTGGGTGCCGGAAGTGGCGCGTTGGGAATCGATCCGTGGCGCCGCGAAGCAGGTGGATATCGGCAAGAAAATCGATGATGCCCTGGCAGCCATCGAGGCGGAAAACCCCAAGCTCAAGAACATCCTCGACAAGCGCTATGCCCGCGCCCAGTTGCCAGACGGCAAGCTTGGCGAACTGGTGGACCTGATCTCCACCATCGGCTTCGGTGACGACGCTAACAAAGCCCGCGACCTGCTCGGCCAGGTTTACGAATACTTCCTCGGTCAATTTGCCAGCGCCGAAGGCAAGAAGGGCGGCCAGTTCTACACCCCGGCCAGCATCGTCAAGACGCTGGTGGCGGTCCTCAACCCGCACCACGGCAAGGTGTATGACCCCTGCTGCGGCAGTGGCGGCATGTTCGTGCAGTCGGAGAAATTCATCGAAGCCCACGGCGGCAAGCTGGGCGACGTGTCCATCTATGGGCAGGAGTCCAACCCCACCACCTGGCGCCTGGCGGCGATGAACCTGGCCATTCGCGGCATCGACTTCAACCTGGGCAAGGAACCGGCGGATACCTTTATCCGCAACCAGCACGCGGACCTGCGCGCCGACTTCGTGCTGGCCAACCCGCCGTTCAACATCAGCGACTGGTGGCACGGCAGCCTGGAAGGCGACCCGCGATGGGTCTACGGCACACCGCCGCAAGGCAACGCCAACTACGCCTGGCTGCAACACATGCTCCATCACCTCAAGCCCAATGGCCGCGCCGGCATCGTGCTGGCCAACGGCTCCATGAGCTCCAGCCAGAACAGCGAAGGCGACATCCGCAAGGCCATGGTCGAGGCCGATGTGGTGGAAGTCATGGTCGCGCTGCCCGGCCAGTTGTTCTTAAACACCCAGATTCCCGCCTGCCTGTGGTTCCTCGCCAAACAGAAAACCGCCCGACCCGGCGAGGTGCTGTTTATCGATGCGCGCAAACTCGGCACCCGCATCAGCCGCGTGCAGATCGAGCTGACCGACGCCGATATCGAACGCATCGCACAAACCGTCGCCGACTGGCGCGGTGAGCCGCTAGATAAGGGCGGCGAGATCGGCGAATACGCTGACATTCCCGGCTTCTGCCGCAGCGTGAAACTCGCGGAAATCGCCGAGCACGGCCATGTGCTGACGCCGGGTCGTTATGTCGGCGCCGAAGAGGTGGAGGATGACGACGAAGCCTTTGCAGAAAAGATGCAGCGGCTGACCCGGCAGTTGGGTGAGCAGATGCACAAGGGCGCTGAACTCGATCAGTTGATCCGGCAGAAGCTGGGGGGGCTGGGGTATGAGCTTTGA
- a CDS encoding IS3 family transposase (programmed frameshift) — protein MKRKKYSPEFKREAIELVRRSGASCRQVALEIGVAPNLLTRWVREAQPGTEKAFPGTGSPRDEELARLKRELAWVTKERDFLKRRGSVLCQGVIERYTVIQRCRNEYPVRLMCRCLKVSASGYYAWQDRDPSSRAQENARLVRRIREIHEDSRGVIGAPRMHEDLRDEGETVSLNRVARLMAAERIQGWPRRKRRGFGRAASGRPAGVKNLLERDFSAPEPERKWVTDITEIATLEGKLFLCVVLDLYSKLVIGWSMHHRQDRQMVIRAVEMAVWQRQGHWSVILHSDRGSQFTSADYQRFLNRNTLVCSMSAVGHCGDNAACEGFFGQLKRERVSHQSYRTRDEARADLFDYIERFHNPRMRRRVARQDLKFSAFSKPSVEMG, from the exons ATGAAGCGCAAGAAATACAGCCCCGAATTCAAGCGGGAAGCCATCGAGCTGGTTCGTCGTTCAGGGGCGAGCTGCCGGCAGGTAGCCCTGGAGATTGGCGTTGCCCCCAACCTGCTCACACGCTGGGTGCGGGAGGCGCAACCAGGCACTGAGAAAGCCTTCCCTGGAACGGGAAGCCCGCGGGATGAGGAGCTTGCCCGCCTCAAGCGCGAGTTGGCCTGGGTCACCAAGGAACGTGATTTTTTAA AGAGACGCGGCAGCGTACTTTGCCAAGGAGTCATCGAGCGGTACACGGTGATCCAGCGCTGCCGCAACGAGTACCCGGTACGACTGATGTGCCGTTGCCTGAAGGTTTCTGCCAGTGGCTACTACGCCTGGCAGGATCGCGATCCAAGCTCACGTGCTCAAGAGAATGCGCGCCTGGTGAGGCGCATTCGGGAGATTCACGAAGACAGCCGTGGTGTGATCGGAGCGCCACGCATGCACGAGGATCTGCGCGACGAGGGCGAAACCGTCAGCCTGAATCGCGTTGCTCGCCTGATGGCGGCTGAGCGGATTCAAGGCTGGCCACGCCGGAAACGACGTGGCTTTGGAAGAGCCGCCAGCGGTCGTCCAGCAGGCGTGAAAAACCTGCTGGAGCGCGACTTCAGCGCGCCGGAACCGGAGCGCAAGTGGGTCACGGACATCACGGAGATAGCCACGCTGGAAGGCAAACTCTTCCTATGCGTGGTGCTCGACTTGTACAGCAAGCTGGTGATCGGTTGGTCGATGCATCACCGACAGGATCGGCAGATGGTGATTCGAGCAGTGGAGATGGCGGTCTGGCAGCGCCAGGGTCACTGGTCAGTGATCCTGCATTCGGATCGCGGCAGCCAATTCACCAGTGCTGACTACCAGCGCTTTCTGAATCGCAACACGCTGGTCTGCAGCATGAGTGCCGTCGGTCATTGCGGCGACAACGCTGCTTGTGAGGGTTTCTTCGGTCAGCTGAAAAGGGAGCGCGTTTCCCATCAGTCGTATCGAACACGTGACGAAGCTCGGGCGGATTTATTCGACTACATCGAGCGGTTTCATAACCCACGAATGCGTCGTAGAGTCGCCCGGCAAGATTTGAAGTTTTCAGCCTTTTCAAAACCGTCCGTGGAAATGGGGTAG
- a CDS encoding cation transporter → MSGDKACGCANSVAPSNEVSTPSNGAAWVSEFSVPKMDCPSEERMIRLALEGLEGIESLSFDLSQRRVHVYHSGAIDLHANKLDSLGLGSTLIGTRACAPSEVAERGQADAQEALDESRVLKALLGINALMFVAELVLGVIAESTGLIADSLDMFADAAVYGLAFYAAGRSKGLQLKAAHLSGFLQIALALGVLLEVVRRFIFGSEPESLLMMGVGLVALVANVGCLLLISKHRNGGAHMRASWIFSANDVLANLGVIVAGLLVMLTGSPYPDLAIGFAVGLLVLNGGRRILAMKA, encoded by the coding sequence ATGAGTGGTGACAAAGCTTGTGGTTGTGCGAATAGCGTTGCGCCGTCGAATGAGGTGTCCACCCCAAGCAATGGGGCTGCGTGGGTCAGTGAGTTTTCTGTACCCAAGATGGACTGTCCCTCTGAAGAGCGCATGATTCGCTTGGCTTTGGAGGGGCTGGAAGGTATCGAGTCGTTATCCTTCGATCTCAGTCAACGGCGCGTTCACGTCTATCACTCGGGGGCGATAGATCTGCACGCTAACAAGCTCGATTCCTTGGGCCTTGGCTCGACCCTGATAGGTACGCGGGCTTGCGCACCAAGCGAGGTCGCGGAGAGAGGGCAGGCTGACGCCCAGGAGGCTCTAGACGAGTCCAGAGTGCTTAAAGCCTTGCTGGGTATCAACGCTCTTATGTTTGTAGCCGAGCTGGTTCTTGGGGTTATTGCTGAGTCCACAGGGTTGATTGCGGATTCGCTGGATATGTTCGCCGATGCCGCTGTTTATGGCCTTGCCTTCTATGCCGCTGGACGGAGCAAGGGTCTACAGCTTAAGGCCGCACATCTGTCGGGCTTTCTACAAATAGCGCTCGCGTTAGGCGTTTTACTGGAAGTTGTGCGCAGATTTATTTTCGGCAGCGAACCCGAGTCATTGCTGATGATGGGGGTTGGCCTGGTCGCCCTTGTGGCCAATGTTGGCTGTTTGCTCTTGATATCAAAACACCGGAATGGTGGCGCTCACATGCGAGCAAGCTGGATATTCTCAGCAAACGATGTATTGGCCAACCTAGGGGTTATTGTTGCTGGCTTACTGGTGATGCTTACGGGTTCGCCTTATCCCGACCTTGCCATTGGTTTTGCTGTCGGGCTGCTTGTCCTCAACGGTGGTCGGCGAATTCTTGCCATGAAGGCTTGA
- a CDS encoding AAA family ATPase, protein MNEPIAEREALWSQFLERWPLESLHQMTLEQYNLAGSDDHFCRWLEKHTESLGSIWGGSSFKFGVFSRLDKKEKSNPHRVFTDEHAWLKKYGSSAEQAFSAVRQHIVAVAEAAHAGNLETIEQVDLGPVVKWKIAFLYQNRQDPSILCVFAARDLCAAVGRKASHNEQLAPLQRQLMALRQGQNLFAYSDQVWAQAQEWHRKHSLTEQALDFFSADPERFTEINVTKKMAGFRLSNDRELALLRENGKLSLFVAPGNWQRAIEGLECETYSPEDTRHSGLAACAPALAVGNPALSIKLAGMAALEAFCLAYETDSMDETNATQSIMPDSKRQAPPLNQILYGPPGTGKTYETIDAALEVLAPQYLPLAREQRKRHFDEFVAQQRIRFVTFHQSFSYEDFVEGLRALPPESEDNPSGALAYDVAKGVFVQLCLDATGDPVLERKLGLKKDPTIWKISIEEAGSDGRTRRYCFQHGEARIGWHKVGDIRNADLADPSLKLGSNDRSSLTSFANEIEEGDVLVCLGTRKSICAVGVVTGEYEYNPQVPEGVRKDYVHRLPVNWLLTDIDFDIGELNGGRGLTLKTVYPMSRINWPELQQALQQAGHRLVEETKLAVTGPKLPYVLIVDEINRGNISRIFGELITLIEPSKRAGAAEALEAVLPYSKRHFSVPDNVYLIGTMNTADRSLAGLDIALRRRFVFREMPPRPDLLDGVELQGLNIGKLLRVMNQRIEVLLDRDHCLGHAYFMPLTEQGLKDDDRLAKLELIFRNQILPLLQEYFFEDWQRIQWVLNDHRKPAIDRFVEQDKQDLAALFGNISVPAQGGVWRINMAAFKRLSAYAGVIAVNAKAEVPDEEPEEADA, encoded by the coding sequence ATGAACGAGCCCATAGCCGAGCGCGAGGCGCTGTGGTCGCAGTTTCTCGAACGCTGGCCGCTGGAAAGCCTGCATCAGATGACCCTTGAGCAGTACAACCTTGCCGGCTCGGACGACCACTTTTGCCGCTGGCTGGAGAAACATACTGAGTCTTTGGGCTCGATTTGGGGTGGGTCATCCTTCAAGTTCGGCGTGTTTTCCCGGCTGGACAAGAAAGAAAAGAGCAATCCCCATCGTGTGTTCACCGACGAGCACGCCTGGCTGAAGAAGTACGGCAGCAGCGCAGAGCAGGCCTTTTCCGCAGTGCGCCAGCACATCGTTGCTGTGGCTGAGGCGGCACACGCGGGTAATCTGGAGACAATCGAGCAGGTCGATCTCGGGCCGGTGGTGAAATGGAAGATCGCCTTCCTTTATCAAAACCGGCAAGACCCTAGCATCCTCTGTGTTTTTGCAGCCCGTGACCTGTGCGCGGCGGTGGGCCGTAAGGCCAGCCACAATGAGCAGCTGGCGCCTTTGCAGCGTCAGTTGATGGCCCTGCGGCAGGGGCAGAATCTTTTTGCCTACTCCGACCAGGTGTGGGCGCAGGCGCAAGAATGGCATCGCAAGCACAGCCTGACCGAGCAGGCGCTGGATTTTTTCAGTGCCGACCCTGAGCGGTTCACCGAGATCAACGTCACCAAGAAAATGGCTGGCTTTCGCCTGAGCAATGACCGCGAACTGGCTTTGCTGCGCGAAAACGGCAAGCTGAGCCTGTTCGTTGCGCCTGGTAACTGGCAGCGGGCCATTGAGGGGCTGGAGTGCGAAACCTATTCACCCGAAGACACGCGCCACAGCGGCCTTGCGGCCTGTGCGCCGGCACTGGCTGTCGGCAACCCGGCGCTGTCCATCAAGCTCGCCGGTATGGCGGCGCTGGAAGCCTTCTGCCTGGCCTATGAGACTGACTCCATGGATGAAACCAATGCGACGCAATCGATAATGCCGGACAGTAAGCGGCAGGCTCCGCCACTCAACCAGATCCTCTATGGTCCGCCGGGCACCGGCAAGACATACGAAACGATCGACGCCGCGCTGGAAGTCCTCGCGCCGCAATACCTGCCGCTTGCGCGTGAGCAGCGGAAGCGACATTTCGATGAGTTCGTTGCGCAGCAGCGCATTCGCTTCGTCACCTTTCACCAAAGCTTCAGCTACGAGGATTTCGTCGAGGGGCTTAGGGCTTTGCCCCCGGAAAGCGAGGACAACCCTAGTGGTGCGCTGGCTTACGATGTAGCTAAGGGTGTATTTGTCCAGCTGTGCCTGGATGCCACAGGCGACCCGGTGCTGGAGCGGAAGCTGGGGCTAAAGAAGGATCCAACCATCTGGAAAATTTCCATCGAGGAGGCTGGTAGTGACGGGCGAACCCGGCGCTACTGCTTCCAGCATGGCGAAGCCCGTATCGGCTGGCATAAGGTGGGTGATATTCGCAACGCCGACCTCGCCGATCCTTCGCTCAAACTAGGCAGTAACGACCGGAGTTCACTGACCAGTTTCGCGAACGAGATCGAAGAGGGAGATGTGCTGGTCTGCCTGGGTACTCGCAAGAGTATCTGCGCGGTCGGTGTGGTTACCGGCGAGTATGAGTACAACCCTCAGGTGCCAGAGGGAGTGCGCAAGGATTATGTGCATCGCCTGCCGGTCAACTGGCTGCTGACCGATATCGACTTCGATATCGGCGAGCTCAATGGCGGTCGTGGACTGACGCTGAAAACCGTTTACCCCATGAGCCGTATCAACTGGCCTGAACTGCAGCAAGCGCTGCAGCAGGCTGGTCACCGTCTTGTCGAAGAAACCAAGCTGGCCGTGACTGGCCCAAAGCTGCCATATGTGTTGATCGTCGATGAAATCAACCGCGGGAATATTTCGCGCATTTTCGGTGAACTGATCACACTGATCGAGCCTTCCAAACGTGCCGGTGCCGCAGAGGCGCTTGAGGCCGTGTTGCCATACTCGAAGCGGCATTTCAGTGTCCCGGACAATGTCTACCTGATCGGCACCATGAACACCGCTGACCGCTCGCTGGCCGGGCTGGATATTGCCCTGCGCCGGCGCTTCGTGTTCCGCGAGATGCCGCCACGCCCGGATTTGCTGGATGGTGTAGAGCTGCAGGGGCTGAACATCGGCAAGCTGCTACGGGTTATGAACCAGCGCATCGAGGTGCTGCTAGATCGAGATCATTGCCTGGGGCATGCCTACTTTATGCCGCTGACAGAACAAGGGCTTAAAGATGACGACAGGCTGGCGAAGCTTGAACTGATCTTCCGCAACCAGATTCTGCCGCTGCTGCAGGAGTACTTCTTCGAAGATTGGCAGCGCATTCAGTGGGTGCTCAACGACCATCGCAAGCCGGCGATCGACCGTTTCGTTGAGCAGGACAAGCAGGATCTGGCGGCTCTGTTCGGCAACATCAGCGTGCCGGCGCAAGGAGGGGTGTGGCGAATCAATATGGCTGCGTTCAAGCGGCTTTCTGCCTATGCCGGGGTAATCGCGGTGAATGCCAAGGCCGAGGTACCAGATGAGGAACCAGAGGAGGCGGATGCGTGA
- the ltrA gene encoding group II intron reverse transcriptase/maturase, with translation MSGVSSAKPYDIAKRTVWDAYQQVRANRGAAGIDDETIADFERDLSKNLYKLWNRMSSGSYFPPPVKQVEIPKASGGTRKLGVPTVGDRVAQTVVKLLIEPELDSIFHSDSYGYRPGRSAKQAVAITRERCWRYDWVVEFDIKAAFDQINHGLLMKAVRLHIKEDWILLYIERWLVAPFETDDGMRVPRERGTPQGGVLSPLLMNLFMHYAFDTWMQRTSPNCPFARYADDAVVHCRSRKQAEYVMRSIASRLAACGLTMHPEKSKVVYCKDSNRRAGYPHVSFTFLGFTFRPRKALSKQDQLFTSFLPGASADALKRMRQAVRRWRLNRQTHVTLVDVARLYNPVIQGWWQYYGSFYRTAMLGIFQHIDRALERWARRKYKALHRRKRRISQWLDKMRTVVPRLFHHWRVTGQQGWITGAV, from the coding sequence ATGAGTGGCGTGAGCTCGGCGAAACCTTATGACATAGCGAAACGCACGGTATGGGACGCCTACCAGCAGGTCAGGGCCAACCGCGGTGCTGCCGGCATCGACGATGAAACCATCGCCGATTTCGAGCGGGATCTGTCTAAGAATCTCTACAAGCTGTGGAATCGGATGTCGTCGGGGTCGTACTTCCCGCCTCCGGTCAAGCAAGTAGAAATTCCCAAGGCATCGGGAGGCACGCGCAAGCTGGGAGTGCCCACGGTTGGTGATCGTGTCGCGCAAACCGTGGTCAAGCTTCTCATCGAGCCGGAGCTGGACTCGATCTTCCACTCGGACTCCTATGGGTACCGGCCGGGACGATCAGCGAAGCAGGCGGTGGCGATCACGCGTGAGCGCTGCTGGCGATACGACTGGGTGGTGGAGTTTGATATCAAGGCAGCCTTCGATCAGATCAATCATGGGTTGCTGATGAAGGCGGTGCGCCTGCACATCAAGGAGGACTGGATACTTCTGTACATCGAGCGGTGGCTGGTTGCGCCGTTCGAAACGGATGACGGCATGCGCGTCCCACGCGAACGCGGCACCCCGCAAGGTGGAGTGCTCAGTCCCCTCCTGATGAATCTGTTCATGCACTATGCCTTCGACACCTGGATGCAACGTACCAGCCCCAACTGCCCGTTTGCCCGCTACGCCGATGATGCGGTGGTGCACTGCCGCAGTCGAAAGCAAGCGGAGTACGTGATGCGCTCCATTGCTTCACGGCTGGCTGCCTGTGGCTTGACGATGCACCCGGAGAAATCGAAAGTCGTGTACTGCAAGGACAGTAACCGTCGCGCAGGTTATCCGCATGTGAGCTTTACCTTCCTCGGCTTCACCTTTAGGCCGAGGAAGGCGCTCAGCAAACAAGACCAGCTCTTCACGAGCTTCCTTCCGGGAGCGAGTGCGGATGCCTTAAAGCGGATGCGGCAAGCGGTACGCAGGTGGCGACTCAATCGCCAAACCCACGTGACGCTGGTCGACGTGGCTCGGCTCTACAATCCAGTGATACAGGGGTGGTGGCAATACTATGGCTCGTTCTATCGGACAGCCATGCTTGGCATCTTCCAGCACATTGACCGCGCGCTTGAACGCTGGGCCCGACGAAAATACAAGGCCCTTCATAGGCGCAAGCGGCGCATTAGCCAATGGCTGGACAAGATGCGGACTGTGGTACCCCGGCTGTTTCATCACTGGCGAGTGACCGGGCAGCAAGGTTGGATAACGGGAGCCGTATGA